Proteins from a genomic interval of Desulfofustis limnaeus:
- a CDS encoding SagB/ThcOx family dehydrogenase, whose protein sequence is MNDDLKQAAGISFIEQTTLDRATIRTAYRPDYGAAPAYKSYPDAAVLELPRAAWQLSEARIINLLQRRRSLRTFAETPVSLHQLAFVLWASQGVTALAGNHLLRTAPSAGALYPIETYVSLQRVEGQASGIYHFDTRAFQLRLVVEGDQGSGLAAAFLGQQFLGQASFCLVWTAVSRRSMGKYGDRGVRYLLLDAGHICQNALLAAEAVNLGSCPAAAFYDRELNDLLGIDGYEEIALYGAAFGAKQETTTPLAGR, encoded by the coding sequence ATGAACGATGACCTGAAACAAGCGGCGGGTATATCATTTATCGAGCAAACCACCCTGGACCGGGCGACCATCCGTACCGCGTACCGGCCGGATTATGGAGCGGCACCCGCCTACAAGTCATATCCCGACGCTGCGGTCCTGGAGTTGCCGCGAGCAGCCTGGCAGCTTTCCGAAGCGAGAATCATCAACCTGCTGCAGCGCCGCCGCTCGTTGAGAACTTTTGCTGAAACCCCGGTATCGCTGCACCAGCTGGCCTTTGTTCTCTGGGCCAGCCAAGGGGTGACGGCGCTGGCCGGCAATCACCTGCTGCGCACCGCACCTTCTGCCGGCGCCCTCTATCCGATTGAAACTTATGTCAGCCTGCAACGCGTCGAGGGCCAGGCAAGCGGCATCTACCATTTCGACACCAGGGCTTTCCAGCTTCGGCTGGTGGTCGAGGGAGATCAGGGCAGCGGCCTGGCCGCCGCTTTTCTGGGGCAGCAGTTTCTCGGCCAGGCCTCATTCTGTTTGGTGTGGACGGCGGTGAGTCGCCGCTCAATGGGTAAATATGGGGATCGAGGGGTACGCTACCTGCTGCTTGATGCGGGACACATCTGTCAGAATGCTTTGCTTGCCGCCGAGGCCGTCAATCTCGGCAGCTGCCCGGCCGCAGCCTTCTACGACCGGGAGCTGAACGATCTGCTCGGCATCGACGGGTACGAAGAGATCGCCCTCTACGGAGCCGCCTTCGGGGCGAAACAGGAAACAACGACGCCTCTTGCCGGACGCTAA
- a CDS encoding succinate dehydrogenase cytochrome b subunit, whose protein sequence is MWFISFVNSSLGRKAIMAFTGFCLISFLAVHAFGNAAIYMGSKYFQIYADTLHSFPVLVLLFGLGLLVVLVAHVGFGVMLFFEKRKTSARYNVQARVVENTFASRTMPYTGLFILLFLVVHVFGFGVAVPSDVQISILVKEYLSGFLYSLFYIISFVALAIHLNHGFWSMLQTFGVNHPRYNRLISVLTVAVPVAFLVIFGGIPIYFMTGAGASY, encoded by the coding sequence ATGTGGTTCATCTCCTTTGTCAACTCGTCCCTCGGCAGAAAAGCGATCATGGCCTTCACCGGGTTCTGCCTCATCTCGTTTCTCGCCGTCCACGCGTTCGGCAACGCCGCAATATACATGGGCAGCAAATATTTTCAAATCTATGCCGACACGCTGCACAGTTTTCCCGTTCTCGTCCTGCTGTTCGGCCTCGGTCTGCTGGTGGTCCTGGTGGCCCACGTCGGGTTCGGCGTCATGCTCTTTTTTGAGAAGCGCAAGACCAGCGCCCGCTACAACGTCCAGGCCAGGGTCGTGGAAAACACCTTTGCGTCGCGCACCATGCCCTATACCGGCCTGTTCATCCTGCTCTTTCTCGTCGTCCATGTCTTCGGTTTCGGCGTAGCGGTGCCGTCCGACGTGCAGATCAGCATTCTGGTCAAAGAGTACCTGAGCGGCTTTCTCTACAGCTTGTTCTATATCATTTCCTTCGTGGCCTTGGCCATCCACCTGAACCACGGGTTCTGGAGCATGCTGCAGACCTTCGGAGTCAATCATCCTCGCTATAATCGCCTGATCAGCGTCCTGACTGTCGCGGTTCCGGTCGCTTTTCTCGTCATCTTCGGCGGCATCCCCATCTATTTCATGACGGGTGCCGGTGCATCGTATTGA
- a CDS encoding HAD family hydrolase yields MNNSHLCSALLFDLDGTLIDSLADIADAVNETLGLFNLPLHPLDAYRRFVGDGVQMLLRRALPQSLAERPPERFVETFQELYRAHLNRKTRPYRGIADALQQLQQRMVPLAVLSNKPDELAKLCVHRFFPSIAFSLVFGQRDGVPRKPDPAAALSIARALQVPVELCGFVGDSAVDMATGKAAGMTCIGVEWGFRERAELEAAGADVIIDQPEALLHYAAFSR; encoded by the coding sequence ATGAATAATTCGCATCTCTGTTCGGCGCTGTTGTTCGACCTCGATGGCACGTTGATCGATTCGCTTGCAGATATTGCCGATGCGGTGAACGAAACCCTCGGTTTGTTCAATCTGCCGTTACACCCCTTGGATGCGTATCGCCGCTTCGTCGGCGACGGCGTCCAGATGCTGCTCCGCCGGGCCCTGCCCCAATCCCTGGCGGAGCGACCACCGGAGCGATTTGTGGAGACCTTTCAAGAGCTCTACCGGGCCCATCTGAACCGCAAGACCAGGCCGTATCGAGGGATCGCCGATGCCCTGCAGCAGCTTCAGCAGCGCATGGTCCCGCTGGCGGTGCTGTCCAATAAACCTGATGAGTTAGCCAAGCTCTGCGTGCACCGGTTTTTCCCGAGTATTGCGTTTTCTCTGGTCTTCGGGCAACGCGATGGGGTGCCCCGTAAACCCGATCCGGCGGCGGCGCTCAGTATCGCCCGGGCACTGCAGGTTCCGGTGGAACTCTGTGGTTTTGTCGGTGATTCCGCCGTGGATATGGCCACCGGCAAGGCGGCCGGCATGACCTGCATCGGGGTCGAGTGGGGGTTTCGTGAGCGGGCCGAACTGGAAGCTGCCGGCGCTGATGTGATAATCGATCAACCGGAGGCGTTACTTCACTATGCCGCTTTTTCTCGCTGA
- a CDS encoding FAD-dependent monooxygenase: MSSSTEYDALIIGAGPGGLSCAAAAARAGMRVAVLERGAKPGRKVCAGGITGNGLLNRLPSALLEKTFCRQIIATPRRQVRIEADQPLIATVDRQRLGAYHAAQAATAGAEILFGARALRINGNHQVVYRTNGREKHLSGRFLVGADGSHSLVRAHLRVPTERIGIGITYYLDRDSDEMVWNFDARRFGCGYTWLFPHRDRLCVGAYSGYRHLPPRLLQKQLLMWLAETGLDIGRAELRADLVNHDFRGWRFGSCFLVGDAAGLASPLTGEGIFPAVASGEAVAAVMAGDESAGDELQRMLTKHRTHHIMLRLARLHPLVASFFAEAAAMLLQRGLLTAASFEMA; the protein is encoded by the coding sequence GTGTCTTCTTCGACTGAATACGATGCGCTGATTATCGGCGCCGGCCCCGGTGGTCTGAGCTGTGCCGCGGCCGCGGCCAGGGCCGGGATGCGGGTGGCGGTGCTGGAACGGGGGGCAAAACCGGGTCGCAAAGTCTGTGCCGGCGGTATTACCGGCAACGGCTTGCTGAACCGTTTACCCTCCGCCCTCCTGGAAAAGACCTTTTGCCGGCAGATCATCGCCACGCCACGCCGGCAGGTCCGAATCGAGGCGGACCAGCCGCTGATCGCCACCGTCGATCGCCAGCGACTGGGAGCCTATCATGCTGCTCAGGCAGCAACAGCCGGCGCCGAGATCCTGTTCGGTGCCCGGGCGCTGCGCATCAACGGCAACCACCAAGTGGTCTATCGCACCAACGGACGTGAGAAACATCTGTCCGGCCGTTTTTTGGTGGGGGCCGACGGGTCTCACTCGCTGGTCCGGGCGCACCTCCGGGTGCCGACGGAGCGTATCGGTATCGGCATCACCTATTATCTTGACCGAGACAGCGATGAAATGGTCTGGAATTTCGATGCCCGCCGCTTCGGGTGCGGTTACACGTGGCTTTTCCCCCATCGAGACCGGCTCTGTGTCGGGGCGTACAGCGGCTATCGGCATCTTCCCCCACGTCTGTTGCAGAAACAATTGCTCATGTGGCTGGCCGAGACCGGCCTGGACATCGGTCGAGCAGAGCTGCGTGCCGACCTGGTGAACCACGATTTTCGCGGCTGGCGGTTCGGTTCCTGTTTTCTCGTTGGAGATGCCGCCGGCCTGGCCTCCCCCCTTACCGGAGAAGGTATTTTTCCGGCCGTTGCCTCCGGTGAGGCGGTGGCGGCCGTCATGGCCGGAGACGAGTCCGCCGGCGATGAGTTGCAACGGATGCTGACAAAACACCGCACACATCACATCATGCTGCGCCTGGCCCGACTGCACCCGCTGGTGGCCTCATTTTTCGCGGAGGCGGCGGCAATGCTGCTGCAGCGTGGGCTCCTCACCGCTGCTTCCTTCGAAATGGCGTAG
- a CDS encoding 4Fe-4S dicluster domain-containing protein: protein MEKKEKEQPEPDENRKKGSAQSRKKGTVARTEDKATTQSEKLMEQSAENDQRAANQGEAKGKKTLYRVKFFYEWCKCCGICSAMCPVKIILVDEQGHPYIDDQDGCIGCRNCEIHCPDFAITVSKRYPERRKTNGIS from the coding sequence ATGGAAAAAAAAGAGAAAGAGCAACCCGAACCGGACGAGAACCGCAAGAAAGGTTCAGCTCAATCACGGAAGAAAGGAACAGTGGCCCGTACGGAAGATAAAGCGACCACGCAATCGGAAAAGCTCATGGAACAATCTGCTGAAAACGATCAACGAGCAGCAAATCAAGGCGAGGCGAAAGGGAAAAAGACCTTATATCGGGTCAAGTTTTTTTATGAATGGTGCAAGTGCTGCGGCATCTGCAGCGCCATGTGTCCGGTGAAGATCATCCTGGTCGATGAACAGGGGCACCCATACATTGACGATCAGGATGGCTGCATCGGTTGCCGGAATTGCGAAATTCACTGCCCCGATTTTGCTATTACCGTGTCCAAGCGATATCCGGAAAGGAGGAAGACAAATGGCATCAGCTGA
- a CDS encoding 2-oxoacid:acceptor oxidoreductase family protein produces MKSELRYEIRFSGSGGQGIITAAVVLADAVGTLDGKYVCQTQSYGPEARGGKSKAEVVISDEPIDYPKAMHIDLLLAMTQASCDAYFFDIKPDGLLVVDATLVEQLPTSRAVAIPFTQIARKDIGRELVANMVALGSVAYLCGQVNLKNLEQRLLSRVPKGTENMNREALQAGIEEARKVDLTSLPRSFANEWEAEV; encoded by the coding sequence ATGAAGAGCGAACTTCGTTATGAAATCCGATTCAGCGGCTCCGGTGGGCAAGGGATTATCACCGCCGCCGTGGTTCTGGCCGATGCGGTAGGAACGCTGGACGGGAAATATGTCTGTCAGACCCAGAGCTATGGCCCGGAGGCGCGTGGCGGCAAGAGCAAGGCGGAAGTGGTTATATCCGACGAGCCCATCGATTATCCGAAGGCCATGCACATCGACCTGCTGCTGGCCATGACCCAGGCCTCGTGTGACGCCTATTTTTTCGACATCAAACCCGACGGATTGCTGGTGGTGGATGCGACCCTGGTGGAGCAGTTGCCGACCAGCCGCGCGGTGGCCATACCGTTCACCCAGATCGCCCGCAAAGATATCGGCCGGGAACTGGTGGCCAACATGGTGGCTCTCGGTTCGGTGGCCTATCTCTGCGGCCAGGTTAATCTGAAAAATCTGGAACAGAGGTTGTTGTCCCGGGTACCGAAAGGGACCGAGAACATGAACCGTGAGGCCTTGCAGGCAGGGATCGAAGAGGCGCGAAAGGTCGATCTAACGAGCCTGCCGCGCTCCTTTGCCAACGAATGGGAGGCCGAGGTCTGA
- a CDS encoding fumarate reductase/succinate dehydrogenase flavoprotein subunit, producing MELNPNVPSGPLADKWDTHRFACKLVNPANRRKFRIIVVGTGLAGASAAATLAELGYKVDAFCLHDSPRRAHSIAAQGGINAAKNYQNDGDSVFRLFYDTIKGGDFRAREANVYRLAQVSTNIIDQCVAQGVPFAREYGGSLANRSFGGAQVSRTFYARGQTGQQLLLGAYSALSRQIGKGGVTMYNRREMMDVVVVNGRARGIVVRNMINGAIETYAADAVLLCTGGYGNAYFLSTNAMASNVTAAWRACKRGAGFANPSFVQIHPTCIPVHGDYQSKLTLMSESLRNDGRVWVPKKQGDTRHPSQIPEDERDYYLENKYPSFGNLVPRDVASRNAKEQCDAGKGVGSTRLAVYLDFADAIKRDGEEVILRKYGNLFQMYEKITDSDPMKEPMMIYPAVHYTMGGLWVDYNLMTTIPGLFALGECNFSDHGANRLGASALMQGLADGYFIINTSVAHYFGSTALEKVDTGHEAFTKTAAEVSNRIDRMLKNSSGGPEGKVTVDEVHKQLGKLLWDNCGMARNKEGLEHALAQLPHLRQTFWERVYVPGAGRDINQSLERAGRVADFLEFAEFMIRDALAREESCGCHLREESQTDEHEALRDDTNYSHVSVWEYTGDDQPPALHKEPLQFENVTPTQRSYK from the coding sequence ATGGAACTGAACCCGAACGTACCATCAGGACCTCTGGCGGACAAATGGGATACCCACCGGTTTGCCTGCAAACTGGTCAATCCTGCCAATCGCCGTAAATTTCGGATTATCGTCGTCGGCACCGGTCTGGCCGGCGCCTCGGCGGCAGCGACCCTGGCGGAACTCGGTTACAAGGTGGACGCCTTTTGTCTCCACGATTCCCCGAGGCGGGCCCACTCCATCGCCGCCCAGGGAGGCATCAACGCTGCCAAGAACTACCAGAACGACGGAGATTCGGTTTTTCGTCTCTTTTACGATACCATCAAGGGCGGCGACTTTCGGGCCCGGGAAGCAAATGTCTACCGCCTCGCCCAGGTGTCGACCAATATCATCGACCAGTGCGTCGCTCAGGGTGTTCCCTTTGCTCGCGAATACGGCGGTTCGCTGGCCAATCGCTCTTTTGGCGGCGCCCAGGTGTCGAGAACCTTTTACGCCCGCGGCCAGACCGGACAGCAATTGCTGCTCGGCGCCTATTCCGCCCTGTCCCGTCAGATCGGCAAAGGCGGAGTCACTATGTACAACCGGCGGGAGATGATGGATGTGGTGGTGGTCAACGGTCGGGCCCGCGGCATTGTGGTGCGCAACATGATCAACGGAGCCATCGAGACCTACGCCGCCGACGCCGTATTGCTCTGTACCGGCGGCTACGGCAACGCGTACTTCCTGTCCACCAACGCCATGGCCTCCAACGTCACGGCGGCCTGGCGGGCGTGCAAGCGCGGCGCCGGTTTTGCCAACCCGAGCTTCGTCCAGATCCACCCCACCTGCATCCCGGTCCATGGCGACTACCAGTCGAAACTCACGTTGATGAGCGAGAGCCTGCGCAACGACGGCCGTGTCTGGGTACCGAAGAAACAGGGGGATACCCGGCACCCGTCGCAGATCCCCGAGGACGAGCGGGATTACTACCTGGAAAACAAATACCCCAGCTTCGGCAACCTGGTGCCGCGCGATGTGGCTTCACGCAACGCCAAGGAGCAATGCGACGCCGGCAAGGGTGTGGGCAGCACCCGACTGGCTGTCTACCTAGATTTCGCCGACGCCATCAAGCGCGACGGCGAAGAAGTCATCCTGCGCAAGTACGGCAACCTTTTCCAGATGTATGAAAAAATCACCGATTCCGACCCGATGAAGGAACCGATGATGATCTATCCGGCCGTCCACTATACCATGGGCGGGCTCTGGGTCGACTACAACCTGATGACCACCATTCCCGGGCTGTTCGCCCTCGGTGAATGCAACTTCTCCGACCACGGCGCCAATCGCCTTGGCGCCAGCGCCCTGATGCAAGGACTGGCCGACGGCTACTTCATCATCAACACCTCGGTGGCCCACTACTTCGGTTCCACCGCTCTGGAGAAGGTAGACACCGGACACGAAGCCTTCACCAAAACCGCCGCTGAAGTGAGCAACCGGATCGACAGGATGCTGAAGAACAGCAGTGGCGGGCCGGAAGGCAAAGTTACGGTGGACGAAGTGCACAAACAACTGGGCAAACTGCTGTGGGATAACTGTGGTATGGCCCGCAACAAAGAAGGGTTGGAACATGCCCTCGCTCAACTGCCGCACCTGCGGCAGACCTTCTGGGAACGGGTCTATGTCCCCGGAGCCGGCAGGGACATCAACCAATCCCTGGAACGCGCCGGCCGAGTCGCCGATTTTCTCGAGTTTGCCGAATTCATGATCCGCGACGCCCTGGCCCGCGAAGAATCCTGCGGTTGCCATCTGCGTGAGGAAAGCCAGACCGATGAACATGAAGCCTTGCGTGACGATACCAACTACAGCCACGTCAGTGTCTGGGAATATACCGGCGACGACCAACCGCCGGCCCTGCATAAGGAACCGCTGCAGTTCGAAAACGTCACACCGACCCAGAGAAGCTACAAATAA
- a CDS encoding DUF445 family protein, which produces MPLFLAEFEPWLGFLLPPLLGAFIGYLTNRIAIRMLFRPLREWRIGPFRVPMTPGVIPSKRHQLAENIGAMVGEQLLTSDEINKALQREAFQEHLAVLIEAKVGGWFKRDLGPLPSLVPPAYRTYFDIGRKTVSYQIKDTVHLFLRSDRCAALLEQALSSWSERLLQQPVDTLVDADQRRAVYRTMEQAIDQLLTGPALARWIDDHIRKNAVELAEQGKTLGDVVPANLHVFIVEVIRQQTPHLLDRLGELLAEEPVRERLIASLVKTVSDFIGRLGPMAGMIRSFVKMEQVEEKIRNYLEENQDDLVDLLHRDEFKDRLTEALGDSCAHLFAKELREIFDYCGRERVMAGCSQVAEAVSTLFADPATIRTVSSLFGDLVEERLDGGRRQTGRLIEDLWGTNGGEQVRRRLQDTIVEALRSSRNRHVVDGMIDTLLDDLMSKPIGRLDHLIPAGVRDGLYRSIREITTAMLVSEVPGVVKSIDISKIVSSKIDSFDLLQVERLLLSIMQEQFKYINFFGAVLGFIIGCANLLVLLR; this is translated from the coding sequence ATGCCGCTTTTTCTCGCTGAATTCGAGCCCTGGCTCGGTTTTCTGCTGCCGCCGTTGCTGGGAGCGTTTATCGGCTACCTCACCAATCGCATCGCCATCAGGATGTTGTTTCGGCCCCTCAGAGAATGGCGGATCGGGCCGTTTCGGGTGCCCATGACCCCGGGTGTGATCCCTTCCAAGCGCCATCAACTGGCGGAAAACATCGGAGCCATGGTGGGGGAGCAGTTGCTCACCAGCGATGAGATCAACAAGGCGCTGCAGCGGGAAGCATTTCAGGAGCACCTGGCGGTACTGATAGAAGCCAAGGTCGGCGGCTGGTTCAAGCGAGACTTGGGTCCGCTGCCGTCTCTCGTTCCGCCGGCGTATCGGACGTATTTCGATATCGGGCGCAAGACCGTTTCTTATCAGATCAAGGATACGGTACACCTCTTTTTACGCTCGGATCGATGCGCCGCCTTGCTGGAGCAGGCGCTTTCTTCCTGGAGCGAGCGACTCCTGCAGCAGCCGGTGGACACGTTGGTTGACGCCGACCAGCGGCGGGCTGTCTACCGAACCATGGAGCAGGCGATCGACCAATTGCTGACCGGCCCCGCCTTGGCCCGGTGGATTGACGACCATATCCGCAAGAATGCGGTGGAACTGGCGGAGCAGGGAAAGACGTTGGGAGACGTTGTGCCGGCCAATCTGCACGTGTTCATCGTCGAGGTCATCCGTCAGCAGACGCCGCACCTGCTGGACCGATTGGGCGAGCTGTTGGCGGAGGAGCCGGTGCGGGAAAGACTGATCGCCTCTCTGGTAAAGACCGTATCGGATTTCATCGGCCGGCTCGGGCCCATGGCCGGCATGATTCGATCCTTTGTCAAGATGGAGCAGGTGGAGGAGAAGATACGGAACTATCTCGAGGAGAACCAGGACGATCTCGTCGATCTGCTGCATCGCGATGAGTTCAAAGACAGGCTGACCGAGGCGCTGGGCGATAGCTGTGCCCACCTGTTCGCCAAGGAGCTGCGGGAAATTTTCGATTATTGTGGCCGGGAGCGGGTGATGGCCGGTTGCTCGCAGGTCGCCGAGGCGGTCAGCACGCTTTTTGCCGACCCGGCGACCATCCGCACCGTGTCCTCCCTGTTCGGAGATTTGGTGGAGGAGCGTCTGGACGGGGGCAGGCGGCAGACCGGCCGGCTGATCGAGGATCTGTGGGGGACCAACGGCGGTGAGCAGGTGCGGCGGCGGCTTCAGGACACCATAGTCGAGGCGCTCAGGTCGAGCCGTAACCGACACGTGGTCGACGGCATGATCGACACCCTGCTCGATGACCTGATGAGCAAGCCGATCGGCCGTCTCGATCACCTGATCCCGGCCGGGGTCCGTGACGGTTTGTATCGCTCGATCAGAGAAATCACGACGGCCATGCTGGTCTCGGAAGTACCCGGCGTGGTGAAATCGATTGATATCAGTAAAATCGTCAGCTCCAAAATCGATTCTTTCGACCTCTTGCAAGTGGAACGGCTGCTTCTCTCGATCATGCAGGAACAATTCAAATATATCAATTTCTTCGGCGCTGTACTCGGGTTCATTATCGGTTGCGCCAACTTGCTGGTGCTGCTGCGCTGA
- a CDS encoding 2-oxoacid:ferredoxin oxidoreductase subunit beta, translating to MVVETEVIRREYLRHDKKFPHVWCPGCGNGIVLGSLLRAIHGLGLPKDDVVVVSGIGCSSRMTTYIDFNTLHTTHGRALTFATGVKLAKPRLKVIAVMGDGDATAIGGNHFIHAARRNISITAIIVNNSTYGMTGGQYSPTTPYGSRSTTSVYGHVEHDFSIAELAVTAGASFVARGTVYHAAQLDKLLEEAMSKRGFSVVEVISNCHVQHGRRNKLGDAVTMITGFRDRAVPVAKAAKMTAEEMQGKFSIGVLCDVDKPVSTEEYERIRSEACQLKS from the coding sequence ATGGTAGTAGAGACGGAAGTCATTCGGCGCGAGTACCTGCGACATGACAAAAAATTCCCGCACGTCTGGTGCCCGGGATGCGGCAACGGAATCGTTCTCGGTTCCCTGTTGCGCGCCATTCACGGACTCGGCCTGCCCAAGGACGATGTGGTGGTGGTTTCCGGCATCGGGTGTTCCAGCCGCATGACCACGTATATCGATTTCAATACCCTGCATACGACCCACGGCCGGGCGCTGACCTTCGCCACCGGGGTGAAGCTGGCAAAACCTCGCCTGAAGGTGATCGCCGTCATGGGCGACGGCGATGCCACGGCCATCGGGGGGAACCACTTCATCCATGCGGCCAGAAGAAACATCAGCATCACCGCCATTATCGTCAACAACAGCACCTACGGTATGACCGGCGGCCAGTATTCACCGACCACCCCGTACGGCAGCCGCTCGACCACCTCGGTTTACGGTCACGTGGAGCACGACTTTTCCATCGCCGAACTGGCAGTGACCGCTGGTGCCTCCTTTGTTGCCCGCGGAACCGTCTATCATGCGGCACAATTGGACAAATTGCTCGAAGAGGCCATGTCCAAGCGAGGCTTCTCGGTGGTTGAGGTCATCTCCAATTGTCATGTGCAACATGGTCGACGCAACAAACTCGGTGATGCGGTAACGATGATCACCGGTTTCCGTGATCGGGCCGTTCCGGTGGCCAAAGCCGCCAAAATGACCGCCGAGGAGATGCAGGGGAAATTCAGCATCGGCGTCCTGTGTGATGTCGACAAGCCGGTATCCACTGAAGAATATGAACGGATCAGGAGTGAAGCCTGCCAACTGAAGTCATAA
- a CDS encoding succinate dehydrogenase/fumarate reductase iron-sulfur subunit, which yields MSSIDLKLVIWRQNNGDSLGDFETHVLRDISTDMSFLEMLDVLNEKLTKEGREPVAFDHDCREGICGMCGAVVNGIAHGPEKETTLCQLHMRKFNSGDTLVIEPFRSRAFPIKKDLMVDRSALDRIIQAGGFVSVNTGGAVDGNSIPIPTETAELAMDAAACIGCGACVASCPNGAAMLFTSAKISQLCLLPQGQPERKQRAAAMVAQMDKEGFGYCSNERECEAVCPKGISISNIARMNREYLKSTFFGR from the coding sequence ATGAGTAGCATAGACTTGAAATTAGTAATCTGGCGGCAGAATAACGGTGATTCTCTGGGAGATTTTGAAACCCATGTGTTGCGGGATATCTCCACTGACATGTCCTTTTTGGAAATGCTTGACGTACTCAACGAAAAGCTCACCAAGGAGGGCCGAGAACCAGTGGCCTTCGATCACGACTGCCGCGAAGGGATCTGCGGCATGTGCGGGGCGGTGGTCAACGGTATCGCCCATGGACCGGAAAAAGAAACCACCTTGTGCCAGTTGCACATGCGTAAATTCAACAGCGGCGACACGCTGGTGATCGAACCCTTCCGCTCGCGGGCCTTTCCCATCAAGAAGGACCTGATGGTCGACCGATCGGCCCTGGACCGCATCATTCAAGCCGGTGGGTTCGTCTCGGTCAACACCGGCGGTGCCGTCGACGGCAATTCCATCCCCATTCCCACCGAGACGGCGGAGTTGGCCATGGATGCCGCCGCCTGCATCGGGTGTGGCGCTTGCGTGGCCAGCTGTCCCAACGGTGCGGCCATGCTGTTCACCAGCGCCAAGATTTCGCAATTGTGTCTGCTGCCGCAAGGCCAACCGGAAAGAAAACAACGCGCGGCAGCGATGGTCGCCCAGATGGACAAGGAAGGTTTCGGTTATTGCTCCAACGAGCGTGAGTGTGAGGCCGTCTGTCCAAAAGGGATATCCATCAGTAACATCGCCCGGATGAATCGCGAATACTTGAAGAGCACCTTTTTTGGTCGTTGA
- a CDS encoding 2-oxoacid:acceptor oxidoreductase subunit alpha: MASAEQGQRVLLQGNEAVVHGAIAAGCRFFAGYPITPASEISELLSVMLPKVGGTFIQMEDEIASMGAIIGASLAGVKSMTATSGPGFSLMQENLGYACITEVPCVVVNVMRGGPSTGLPTNVSQGDVLMARWGTHGDHPIIVLAVSSVSDCFSITVRAFNLSEKYRVPVILLSDEVVAHTRESVVLPSQDKVRVVDRIAPSVPPQWYKPYADNNRGVPDMAAFGEGYRHHVTGLVHDERGFPTQQPKEIESFLMRLHDKITKGFSEIMITKNHLMEDAEVCVIAYGCVSRAALMAIKMARQHGIKAGLLQLVTLFPFPRKAVDAALRQCKAAIVPELNLGQMAREINRVNQTGTRIIKHNRIDGQMITPNEILKQILGVS; this comes from the coding sequence ATGGCATCAGCTGAACAAGGGCAAAGGGTATTGTTGCAGGGAAATGAGGCGGTCGTCCACGGTGCGATTGCCGCCGGATGCCGTTTTTTTGCCGGATACCCGATTACGCCCGCCTCCGAGATCAGTGAACTCCTTTCCGTTATGCTGCCCAAGGTCGGCGGCACCTTTATCCAGATGGAGGATGAGATTGCCTCCATGGGGGCCATTATCGGCGCTTCGCTGGCCGGGGTCAAATCGATGACGGCGACCAGCGGACCCGGGTTTTCCCTGATGCAGGAGAATCTCGGCTATGCTTGCATCACCGAGGTTCCGTGCGTTGTGGTCAATGTCATGCGCGGCGGTCCGAGCACCGGGCTCCCGACCAATGTCTCCCAGGGTGATGTGTTGATGGCCCGCTGGGGAACCCACGGAGATCACCCGATTATTGTCCTGGCCGTTTCCTCGGTCAGCGATTGTTTTTCCATCACCGTACGCGCCTTCAACCTTTCCGAGAAATACCGGGTCCCCGTGATTCTGTTGTCCGACGAGGTGGTTGCCCATACCCGTGAGAGCGTCGTCCTGCCGAGCCAGGACAAGGTCCGAGTGGTGGACCGAATCGCCCCGAGTGTGCCGCCGCAGTGGTACAAACCCTATGCCGACAACAACCGCGGTGTGCCGGATATGGCTGCCTTCGGGGAAGGCTATCGGCACCATGTCACCGGCCTGGTTCATGACGAACGGGGATTTCCCACGCAGCAACCCAAGGAGATCGAGTCCTTTCTGATGCGCCTGCACGACAAGATCACCAAAGGGTTCTCGGAAATCATGATTACCAAGAATCATCTGATGGAAGATGCCGAGGTGTGTGTTATCGCCTACGGCTGTGTCTCGCGAGCGGCCCTGATGGCCATCAAGATGGCTCGTCAGCACGGTATCAAGGCCGGATTGCTGCAATTGGTCACGCTGTTTCCGTTTCCCCGCAAGGCGGTGGACGCCGCGTTACGCCAATGCAAGGCCGCTATTGTACCGGAGCTGAACCTCGGTCAGATGGCCAGGGAGATCAATCGGGTCAATCAGACCGGCACCCGGATCATCAAGCATAACCGGATCGATGGCCAGATGATTACGCCCAACGAGATCCTCAAGCAGATACTCGGTGTATCGTAA